The Callithrix jacchus isolate 240 chromosome X, calJac240_pri, whole genome shotgun sequence genome contains a region encoding:
- the RBM10 gene encoding RNA-binding protein 10 isoform X5, whose product MEYERRFLIRLDSTFEYGIRGGRGDRTGRYGATDRSQDDGENRSRDHDYRDMDYRSYPREYGSQEGKHDYDDSSEEQSAEDSYEASPGSETQRRRRRRHRHSPTGPPGFPRDGDYRDQDYRTEQGEEDEEEEDEEEEEKASNIVMLRMLPQAATEDDIRGQLQSHGVQAREVRLMRNKSSGQSRGFAFVEFSHLQDATRWMEANQHSLSILGQKVSMHYSDPKPKINEDWLCNKCGVQNFKRREKCFKCGVPKSEAEQKLPLGTRLDQQTLPLGGRELSQGLLPLPQPYQAQGVLASQSLSQGSEPSSENANDTIILRNLNPHSTMDSILGALAPYAVLSSSNVRVIKDKQTQLNRGFAFIQLSTIVEAAQLLQILQALHPPLTIDGKTINVEFAKGSKRDMASNEGSRISAASVASTAIAAAQWAISQASQGGEGAWATSEEPPVDYSYYQQDECYGSSQGTESSLYAHGYLKGTKGPGITGTKGDPTGAGPEASLEPGADSLSLQAFSRAQPGAAPGIYQQSAEASSSQGTAANSQSYTIMSPAVLKSELQSPTHPSSALPPATSPTAQESYSQYPVPDVSTYQYDETSGYYYDPQTGLYYDPNSQYYYNAQSQQYLYWDGERRTYVPALEQSADGHKETGAPSKEGKEKKEKHKTKTAQQIAKDMERWARSLNKQKENFKNSFQPISSLRDDERRESATADAGYAILEKKGALAERQHTSMDLPKLASDDRPSPPRGLVAAYSGESDSEEEQERGGPEREEKLTDWQKLACLLCRRQFPSKEALIRHQQLSGLHKQNLEIHRRAHLSENELEALEKNDMEQMKYRDRAAERREKYGIPEPPEPKRRKYGGISTASVDFEQPTRDGLGSDNIGSRMLQAMGWKEGSGLGRKKQGIVTPIEAQTRVRGSGLGARGSSYGVTSTESYKETLHKTMVTRFNEAQ is encoded by the exons AGGTGGTCGTGGTGACAGGACTGGCCGCTATGGAGCCACTGACCGCTCACAGGATGATGGGGAGAACCGCAGCCGAGACCACGACTACCGGGACATGGACTACCGTTCATATCCCCGAGAGTATGGCAGCCAGGAGGGCAAGCATGACTATGACGACTCATCCGAGGAGCAGAGTGCGGAG GATTCCTACGAGGCCTCCCCGGGCTCCGAGACGCAGCgtaggcggcggcggcggcacaGGCACAGCCCCACCGGCCCGCCAGGCTTCCCCCGAGACGGCGACTATCGGGACCAGGACTATCGGACCGAGCaaggggaggaggatgaggaggaggaggatgaggaggaggaggagaaggccaGTAACATCGTCATGCTGAGGATGCTGCCACAGGCAGCCACTGAGGATGAC ATCCGTGGCCAGCTGCAGTCCCATGGCGTGCAAGCACGGGAGGTTCGGCTGATGCGGAACAAATCCTCAG GTCAGAGCCGGGGCTTCGCCTTCGTCGAGTTTAGTCACTTGCAGGACGCTACACGATGGATGGAAGCCAATCAG CACTCCCTCAGCATCCTGGGACAGAAGGTGTCCATGCACTACAGCGACCCCAAACCCAAGATCAATGAGGACTGGCTGTGCAATAAG TGTGGCGTCCAGAACTTCAAACGCCGAGAGAAGTGCTTCAAATGTGGCGTGCCCAAGTCAG AAGCAGAGCAGAAGCTGCCCCTCGGCACGAGGTTGGATCAGCAGACACTGCCACTGGGTGGCCGGGAGCTGAGCCAGGGCCTGCTTCCCCTGCCGCAGCCCTACCAGGCCCAGGGAGTCCTGGCCTCCCAATCCCTATCACAGGGCTCGGAGCCAAGCTCGGAGAACGCCAACGACA CCATCATTTTGCGCAACCTGAACCCACACAGCACCATGGATTCCATCCTCGGGGCCCTGGCACCCTATGCGGTGCTGTCTTCCTCCAATGTGCGCGTCATCAAGGACAAGCAGACCCAACTGAACCGCGGCTTCGCCTTCATCCAGCTCTCCACCATCGTG gAGGCAGCCCAGCTGCTGCAGATCCTGCAGGCCCTGCACCCACCACTCACCATCGACGGCAAGACCATCAATGTTGAGTTTGCCAAGGGTTCTAAGAG GGACATGGCCTCCAATGAAGGCAGTCGCATCAGTGCTGCCTCTGTGGCCAGCACTGCCATTGCTGCGGCCCAGTGGGCCATCTCACAG GCCTCCCAAGGTGGGGAGGGTGCCTGGGCCACCTCTGAGGAGCCGCCGGTCGACTACAGCTACTACCAACAGGACGAGTGTTATGGCAGCAGCCAGGGCACAGAGTCTTCCCTCTATGCCCATGGCTACCTTAAGGGCACCAAGGGCCCTGGCATCACTGGAACCAAAGGGGACCCCACTGGAGCAG GTCCCGAGGCCTCCCTAGAGCCTGGAGCTGACTCCCTGTCGCTACAAGCTTTTTCTCGAGCCCAGCCTGGTGCTGCCCCTGGCATCTACCAACAATCAGCCGAGGCAAGCAGCAGCCAGGGCACTGCTGCCAACAGCCAG TCGTATACCATCATGTCACCCGCCGTGCTCAAATCTGAGCTCCAGAGCCCCACTCATCCCAGCTCTGCTCTCCCACCGGCCACCAGCCCTACTGCCCAGGAATCCTACAGCCAGTACC CTGTTCCCGATGTCTCCACCTACCAGTACGATGAGACCTCTGGCTACTACTATGACCCCCAGACCGGCCTCTACTATGACCCCAACTCCCAG taTTACTATAATGCTCAGAGCCAGCAGTACCTGTACTGGGATGGGGAGAGGCGGACCTATGTTCCCGCCCTGGAGCAGTCGGCCGATGGGCATAAGGAGACAGGGGCACCCTCGAAGGAGGgcaaagagaagaaggagaagcacAAGACCAAGACAGCCCAACAG ATTGCCAAGGACATGGAACGGTGGGCACGCagtctcaacaaacaaaaagaaaacttcaaaaatagCTTCCAGCCTATCAGCTCCCTGCGAGATGACGAGAGGCGGGAGTCAGCCACTGCAGATGCCGGCTATGCCATCCTGGAGAAGAAG GGTGCACTAGCCGAGAGACAGCACACCAGCATGGATCTCCCGAAATTGGCCAGCGACGACCGCCCA AGCCCTCCGAGGGGGCTGGTGGCAGCCTACAGCGGGGAGAGTGACAGCGAGGAAGAGCAGGAGCGCGGGGGCCCTGAGCGGGAAGAGAAGCTCACTGACTGGCAGAAGCTGGCCTGTCTGCTTTGCCGACGCCAGTTCCCCAGCAAAGAGGCACTCATCCGGCACCAGCAGCTCTCGGGGCTCCATAAG CAAAACCTTGAGATTCACCGGCGAGCCCACTTGTCAGAAAATGAGCTAGAAGCACTAGAGAAGAATGACATGGAG CAAATGAAGTACCGGGACCGTGCAGCTGAACGCAGAGAGAAGTATGGCATCCCCGAGCCACCAGAGCCCAAGAGGAGAAAGTACGGTGGCATATCCACAGCTTCCGT AGACTTCGAGCAGCCTACTCGGGACGGGCTGGGCAGTGACAACATTGGCAGTCGCATGCTCCAGGCCATGGGCTGGAAAGAGGGCAGTGGCCTGGGCCGCAAGAAGCAGGGCATTGTAACGCCCATCGAG GCCCAAACACGGGTGCGGGGCTCTGGCCTGGGTGCCCGGGGCAGCTCCTACGGGGTCACCTCAACCGAGTCCTACAAGGAGACGCTGCACAAGACAATGGTGACCCGCTTCAACGAGGCCCAGTGA
- the RBM10 gene encoding RNA-binding protein 10 isoform X10 — MEYERRGGRGDRTGRYGATDRSQDDGENRSRDHDYRDMDYRSYPREYGSQEGKHDYDDSSEEQSAEDSYEASPGSETQRRRRRRHRHSPTGPPGFPRDGDYRDQDYRTEQGEEDEEEEDEEEEEKASNIVMLRMLPQAATEDDIRGQLQSHGVQAREVRLMRNKSSGQSRGFAFVEFSHLQDATRWMEANQHSLSILGQKVSMHYSDPKPKINEDWLCNKCGVQNFKRREKCFKCGVPKSEAEQKLPLGTRLDQQTLPLGGRELSQGLLPLPQPYQAQGVLASQSLSQGSEPSSENANDTIILRNLNPHSTMDSILGALAPYAVLSSSNVRVIKDKQTQLNRGFAFIQLSTIEAAQLLQILQALHPPLTIDGKTINVEFAKGSKRDMASNEGSRISAASVASTAIAAAQWAISQASQGGEGAWATSEEPPVDYSYYQQDECYGSSQGTESSLYAHGYLKGTKGPGITGTKGDPTGAGPEASLEPGADSLSLQAFSRAQPGAAPGIYQQSAEASSSQGTAANSQSYTIMSPAVLKSELQSPTHPSSALPPATSPTAQESYSQYPVPDVSTYQYDETSGYYYDPQTGLYYDPNSQYYYNAQSQQYLYWDGERRTYVPALEQSADGHKETGAPSKEGKEKKEKHKTKTAQQIAKDMERWARSLNKQKENFKNSFQPISSLRDDERRESATADAGYAILEKKGALAERQHTSMDLPKLASDDRPSPPRGLVAAYSGESDSEEEQERGGPEREEKLTDWQKLACLLCRRQFPSKEALIRHQQLSGLHKQNLEIHRRAHLSENELEALEKNDMEQMKYRDRAAERREKYGIPEPPEPKRRKYGGISTASVDFEQPTRDGLGSDNIGSRMLQAMGWKEGSGLGRKKQGIVTPIEAQTRVRGSGLGARGSSYGVTSTESYKETLHKTMVTRFNEAQ, encoded by the exons AGGTGGTCGTGGTGACAGGACTGGCCGCTATGGAGCCACTGACCGCTCACAGGATGATGGGGAGAACCGCAGCCGAGACCACGACTACCGGGACATGGACTACCGTTCATATCCCCGAGAGTATGGCAGCCAGGAGGGCAAGCATGACTATGACGACTCATCCGAGGAGCAGAGTGCGGAG GATTCCTACGAGGCCTCCCCGGGCTCCGAGACGCAGCgtaggcggcggcggcggcacaGGCACAGCCCCACCGGCCCGCCAGGCTTCCCCCGAGACGGCGACTATCGGGACCAGGACTATCGGACCGAGCaaggggaggaggatgaggaggaggaggatgaggaggaggaggagaaggccaGTAACATCGTCATGCTGAGGATGCTGCCACAGGCAGCCACTGAGGATGAC ATCCGTGGCCAGCTGCAGTCCCATGGCGTGCAAGCACGGGAGGTTCGGCTGATGCGGAACAAATCCTCAG GTCAGAGCCGGGGCTTCGCCTTCGTCGAGTTTAGTCACTTGCAGGACGCTACACGATGGATGGAAGCCAATCAG CACTCCCTCAGCATCCTGGGACAGAAGGTGTCCATGCACTACAGCGACCCCAAACCCAAGATCAATGAGGACTGGCTGTGCAATAAG TGTGGCGTCCAGAACTTCAAACGCCGAGAGAAGTGCTTCAAATGTGGCGTGCCCAAGTCAG AAGCAGAGCAGAAGCTGCCCCTCGGCACGAGGTTGGATCAGCAGACACTGCCACTGGGTGGCCGGGAGCTGAGCCAGGGCCTGCTTCCCCTGCCGCAGCCCTACCAGGCCCAGGGAGTCCTGGCCTCCCAATCCCTATCACAGGGCTCGGAGCCAAGCTCGGAGAACGCCAACGACA CCATCATTTTGCGCAACCTGAACCCACACAGCACCATGGATTCCATCCTCGGGGCCCTGGCACCCTATGCGGTGCTGTCTTCCTCCAATGTGCGCGTCATCAAGGACAAGCAGACCCAACTGAACCGCGGCTTCGCCTTCATCCAGCTCTCCACCATC gAGGCAGCCCAGCTGCTGCAGATCCTGCAGGCCCTGCACCCACCACTCACCATCGACGGCAAGACCATCAATGTTGAGTTTGCCAAGGGTTCTAAGAG GGACATGGCCTCCAATGAAGGCAGTCGCATCAGTGCTGCCTCTGTGGCCAGCACTGCCATTGCTGCGGCCCAGTGGGCCATCTCACAG GCCTCCCAAGGTGGGGAGGGTGCCTGGGCCACCTCTGAGGAGCCGCCGGTCGACTACAGCTACTACCAACAGGACGAGTGTTATGGCAGCAGCCAGGGCACAGAGTCTTCCCTCTATGCCCATGGCTACCTTAAGGGCACCAAGGGCCCTGGCATCACTGGAACCAAAGGGGACCCCACTGGAGCAG GTCCCGAGGCCTCCCTAGAGCCTGGAGCTGACTCCCTGTCGCTACAAGCTTTTTCTCGAGCCCAGCCTGGTGCTGCCCCTGGCATCTACCAACAATCAGCCGAGGCAAGCAGCAGCCAGGGCACTGCTGCCAACAGCCAG TCGTATACCATCATGTCACCCGCCGTGCTCAAATCTGAGCTCCAGAGCCCCACTCATCCCAGCTCTGCTCTCCCACCGGCCACCAGCCCTACTGCCCAGGAATCCTACAGCCAGTACC CTGTTCCCGATGTCTCCACCTACCAGTACGATGAGACCTCTGGCTACTACTATGACCCCCAGACCGGCCTCTACTATGACCCCAACTCCCAG taTTACTATAATGCTCAGAGCCAGCAGTACCTGTACTGGGATGGGGAGAGGCGGACCTATGTTCCCGCCCTGGAGCAGTCGGCCGATGGGCATAAGGAGACAGGGGCACCCTCGAAGGAGGgcaaagagaagaaggagaagcacAAGACCAAGACAGCCCAACAG ATTGCCAAGGACATGGAACGGTGGGCACGCagtctcaacaaacaaaaagaaaacttcaaaaatagCTTCCAGCCTATCAGCTCCCTGCGAGATGACGAGAGGCGGGAGTCAGCCACTGCAGATGCCGGCTATGCCATCCTGGAGAAGAAG GGTGCACTAGCCGAGAGACAGCACACCAGCATGGATCTCCCGAAATTGGCCAGCGACGACCGCCCA AGCCCTCCGAGGGGGCTGGTGGCAGCCTACAGCGGGGAGAGTGACAGCGAGGAAGAGCAGGAGCGCGGGGGCCCTGAGCGGGAAGAGAAGCTCACTGACTGGCAGAAGCTGGCCTGTCTGCTTTGCCGACGCCAGTTCCCCAGCAAAGAGGCACTCATCCGGCACCAGCAGCTCTCGGGGCTCCATAAG CAAAACCTTGAGATTCACCGGCGAGCCCACTTGTCAGAAAATGAGCTAGAAGCACTAGAGAAGAATGACATGGAG CAAATGAAGTACCGGGACCGTGCAGCTGAACGCAGAGAGAAGTATGGCATCCCCGAGCCACCAGAGCCCAAGAGGAGAAAGTACGGTGGCATATCCACAGCTTCCGT AGACTTCGAGCAGCCTACTCGGGACGGGCTGGGCAGTGACAACATTGGCAGTCGCATGCTCCAGGCCATGGGCTGGAAAGAGGGCAGTGGCCTGGGCCGCAAGAAGCAGGGCATTGTAACGCCCATCGAG GCCCAAACACGGGTGCGGGGCTCTGGCCTGGGTGCCCGGGGCAGCTCCTACGGGGTCACCTCAACCGAGTCCTACAAGGAGACGCTGCACAAGACAATGGTGACCCGCTTCAACGAGGCCCAGTGA
- the RBM10 gene encoding RNA-binding protein 10 isoform X14 — protein MEYERRGGRGDRTGRYGATDRSQDDGENRSRDHDYRDMDYRSYPREYGSQEGKHDYDDSSEEQSAEIRGQLQSHGVQAREVRLMRNKSSGQSRGFAFVEFSHLQDATRWMEANQHSLSILGQKVSMHYSDPKPKINEDWLCNKCGVQNFKRREKCFKCGVPKSEAEQKLPLGTRLDQQTLPLGGRELSQGLLPLPQPYQAQGVLASQSLSQGSEPSSENANDTIILRNLNPHSTMDSILGALAPYAVLSSSNVRVIKDKQTQLNRGFAFIQLSTIVEAAQLLQILQALHPPLTIDGKTINVEFAKGSKRDMASNEGSRISAASVASTAIAAAQWAISQASQGGEGAWATSEEPPVDYSYYQQDECYGSSQGTESSLYAHGYLKGTKGPGITGTKGDPTGAGPEASLEPGADSLSLQAFSRAQPGAAPGIYQQSAEASSSQGTAANSQSYTIMSPAVLKSELQSPTHPSSALPPATSPTAQESYSQYPVPDVSTYQYDETSGYYYDPQTGLYYDPNSQYYYNAQSQQYLYWDGERRTYVPALEQSADGHKETGAPSKEGKEKKEKHKTKTAQQIAKDMERWARSLNKQKENFKNSFQPISSLRDDERRESATADAGYAILEKKGALAERQHTSMDLPKLASDDRPSPPRGLVAAYSGESDSEEEQERGGPEREEKLTDWQKLACLLCRRQFPSKEALIRHQQLSGLHKQNLEIHRRAHLSENELEALEKNDMEQMKYRDRAAERREKYGIPEPPEPKRRKYGGISTASVDFEQPTRDGLGSDNIGSRMLQAMGWKEGSGLGRKKQGIVTPIEAQTRVRGSGLGARGSSYGVTSTESYKETLHKTMVTRFNEAQ, from the exons AGGTGGTCGTGGTGACAGGACTGGCCGCTATGGAGCCACTGACCGCTCACAGGATGATGGGGAGAACCGCAGCCGAGACCACGACTACCGGGACATGGACTACCGTTCATATCCCCGAGAGTATGGCAGCCAGGAGGGCAAGCATGACTATGACGACTCATCCGAGGAGCAGAGTGCGGAG ATCCGTGGCCAGCTGCAGTCCCATGGCGTGCAAGCACGGGAGGTTCGGCTGATGCGGAACAAATCCTCAG GTCAGAGCCGGGGCTTCGCCTTCGTCGAGTTTAGTCACTTGCAGGACGCTACACGATGGATGGAAGCCAATCAG CACTCCCTCAGCATCCTGGGACAGAAGGTGTCCATGCACTACAGCGACCCCAAACCCAAGATCAATGAGGACTGGCTGTGCAATAAG TGTGGCGTCCAGAACTTCAAACGCCGAGAGAAGTGCTTCAAATGTGGCGTGCCCAAGTCAG AAGCAGAGCAGAAGCTGCCCCTCGGCACGAGGTTGGATCAGCAGACACTGCCACTGGGTGGCCGGGAGCTGAGCCAGGGCCTGCTTCCCCTGCCGCAGCCCTACCAGGCCCAGGGAGTCCTGGCCTCCCAATCCCTATCACAGGGCTCGGAGCCAAGCTCGGAGAACGCCAACGACA CCATCATTTTGCGCAACCTGAACCCACACAGCACCATGGATTCCATCCTCGGGGCCCTGGCACCCTATGCGGTGCTGTCTTCCTCCAATGTGCGCGTCATCAAGGACAAGCAGACCCAACTGAACCGCGGCTTCGCCTTCATCCAGCTCTCCACCATCGTG gAGGCAGCCCAGCTGCTGCAGATCCTGCAGGCCCTGCACCCACCACTCACCATCGACGGCAAGACCATCAATGTTGAGTTTGCCAAGGGTTCTAAGAG GGACATGGCCTCCAATGAAGGCAGTCGCATCAGTGCTGCCTCTGTGGCCAGCACTGCCATTGCTGCGGCCCAGTGGGCCATCTCACAG GCCTCCCAAGGTGGGGAGGGTGCCTGGGCCACCTCTGAGGAGCCGCCGGTCGACTACAGCTACTACCAACAGGACGAGTGTTATGGCAGCAGCCAGGGCACAGAGTCTTCCCTCTATGCCCATGGCTACCTTAAGGGCACCAAGGGCCCTGGCATCACTGGAACCAAAGGGGACCCCACTGGAGCAG GTCCCGAGGCCTCCCTAGAGCCTGGAGCTGACTCCCTGTCGCTACAAGCTTTTTCTCGAGCCCAGCCTGGTGCTGCCCCTGGCATCTACCAACAATCAGCCGAGGCAAGCAGCAGCCAGGGCACTGCTGCCAACAGCCAG TCGTATACCATCATGTCACCCGCCGTGCTCAAATCTGAGCTCCAGAGCCCCACTCATCCCAGCTCTGCTCTCCCACCGGCCACCAGCCCTACTGCCCAGGAATCCTACAGCCAGTACC CTGTTCCCGATGTCTCCACCTACCAGTACGATGAGACCTCTGGCTACTACTATGACCCCCAGACCGGCCTCTACTATGACCCCAACTCCCAG taTTACTATAATGCTCAGAGCCAGCAGTACCTGTACTGGGATGGGGAGAGGCGGACCTATGTTCCCGCCCTGGAGCAGTCGGCCGATGGGCATAAGGAGACAGGGGCACCCTCGAAGGAGGgcaaagagaagaaggagaagcacAAGACCAAGACAGCCCAACAG ATTGCCAAGGACATGGAACGGTGGGCACGCagtctcaacaaacaaaaagaaaacttcaaaaatagCTTCCAGCCTATCAGCTCCCTGCGAGATGACGAGAGGCGGGAGTCAGCCACTGCAGATGCCGGCTATGCCATCCTGGAGAAGAAG GGTGCACTAGCCGAGAGACAGCACACCAGCATGGATCTCCCGAAATTGGCCAGCGACGACCGCCCA AGCCCTCCGAGGGGGCTGGTGGCAGCCTACAGCGGGGAGAGTGACAGCGAGGAAGAGCAGGAGCGCGGGGGCCCTGAGCGGGAAGAGAAGCTCACTGACTGGCAGAAGCTGGCCTGTCTGCTTTGCCGACGCCAGTTCCCCAGCAAAGAGGCACTCATCCGGCACCAGCAGCTCTCGGGGCTCCATAAG CAAAACCTTGAGATTCACCGGCGAGCCCACTTGTCAGAAAATGAGCTAGAAGCACTAGAGAAGAATGACATGGAG CAAATGAAGTACCGGGACCGTGCAGCTGAACGCAGAGAGAAGTATGGCATCCCCGAGCCACCAGAGCCCAAGAGGAGAAAGTACGGTGGCATATCCACAGCTTCCGT AGACTTCGAGCAGCCTACTCGGGACGGGCTGGGCAGTGACAACATTGGCAGTCGCATGCTCCAGGCCATGGGCTGGAAAGAGGGCAGTGGCCTGGGCCGCAAGAAGCAGGGCATTGTAACGCCCATCGAG GCCCAAACACGGGTGCGGGGCTCTGGCCTGGGTGCCCGGGGCAGCTCCTACGGGGTCACCTCAACCGAGTCCTACAAGGAGACGCTGCACAAGACAATGGTGACCCGCTTCAACGAGGCCCAGTGA
- the RBM10 gene encoding RNA-binding protein 10 isoform X2: protein MSGSPPLTARAEKVSVDAGRGGGESLQEESPRLADHGSSSGGGWEVKRSQRLRRGPSSPRRSYQDMEYERRFLIRLDSTFEYGIRGGRGDRTGRYGATDRSQDDGENRSRDHDYRDMDYRSYPREYGSQEGKHDYDDSSEEQSAEDSYEASPGSETQRRRRRRHRHSPTGPPGFPRDGDYRDQDYRTEQGEEDEEEEDEEEEEKASNIVMLRMLPQAATEDDIRGQLQSHGVQAREVRLMRNKSSGQSRGFAFVEFSHLQDATRWMEANQHSLSILGQKVSMHYSDPKPKINEDWLCNKCGVQNFKRREKCFKCGVPKSEAEQKLPLGTRLDQQTLPLGGRELSQGLLPLPQPYQAQGVLASQSLSQGSEPSSENANDTIILRNLNPHSTMDSILGALAPYAVLSSSNVRVIKDKQTQLNRGFAFIQLSTIEAAQLLQILQALHPPLTIDGKTINVEFAKGSKRDMASNEGSRISAASVASTAIAAAQWAISQASQGGEGAWATSEEPPVDYSYYQQDECYGSSQGTESSLYAHGYLKGTKGPGITGTKGDPTGAGPEASLEPGADSLSLQAFSRAQPGAAPGIYQQSAEASSSQGTAANSQSYTIMSPAVLKSELQSPTHPSSALPPATSPTAQESYSQYPVPDVSTYQYDETSGYYYDPQTGLYYDPNSQYYYNAQSQQYLYWDGERRTYVPALEQSADGHKETGAPSKEGKEKKEKHKTKTAQQIAKDMERWARSLNKQKENFKNSFQPISSLRDDERRESATADAGYAILEKKGALAERQHTSMDLPKLASDDRPSPPRGLVAAYSGESDSEEEQERGGPEREEKLTDWQKLACLLCRRQFPSKEALIRHQQLSGLHKQNLEIHRRAHLSENELEALEKNDMEQMKYRDRAAERREKYGIPEPPEPKRRKYGGISTASVDFEQPTRDGLGSDNIGSRMLQAMGWKEGSGLGRKKQGIVTPIEAQTRVRGSGLGARGSSYGVTSTESYKETLHKTMVTRFNEAQ from the exons AGGTGGTCGTGGTGACAGGACTGGCCGCTATGGAGCCACTGACCGCTCACAGGATGATGGGGAGAACCGCAGCCGAGACCACGACTACCGGGACATGGACTACCGTTCATATCCCCGAGAGTATGGCAGCCAGGAGGGCAAGCATGACTATGACGACTCATCCGAGGAGCAGAGTGCGGAG GATTCCTACGAGGCCTCCCCGGGCTCCGAGACGCAGCgtaggcggcggcggcggcacaGGCACAGCCCCACCGGCCCGCCAGGCTTCCCCCGAGACGGCGACTATCGGGACCAGGACTATCGGACCGAGCaaggggaggaggatgaggaggaggaggatgaggaggaggaggagaaggccaGTAACATCGTCATGCTGAGGATGCTGCCACAGGCAGCCACTGAGGATGAC ATCCGTGGCCAGCTGCAGTCCCATGGCGTGCAAGCACGGGAGGTTCGGCTGATGCGGAACAAATCCTCAG GTCAGAGCCGGGGCTTCGCCTTCGTCGAGTTTAGTCACTTGCAGGACGCTACACGATGGATGGAAGCCAATCAG CACTCCCTCAGCATCCTGGGACAGAAGGTGTCCATGCACTACAGCGACCCCAAACCCAAGATCAATGAGGACTGGCTGTGCAATAAG TGTGGCGTCCAGAACTTCAAACGCCGAGAGAAGTGCTTCAAATGTGGCGTGCCCAAGTCAG AAGCAGAGCAGAAGCTGCCCCTCGGCACGAGGTTGGATCAGCAGACACTGCCACTGGGTGGCCGGGAGCTGAGCCAGGGCCTGCTTCCCCTGCCGCAGCCCTACCAGGCCCAGGGAGTCCTGGCCTCCCAATCCCTATCACAGGGCTCGGAGCCAAGCTCGGAGAACGCCAACGACA CCATCATTTTGCGCAACCTGAACCCACACAGCACCATGGATTCCATCCTCGGGGCCCTGGCACCCTATGCGGTGCTGTCTTCCTCCAATGTGCGCGTCATCAAGGACAAGCAGACCCAACTGAACCGCGGCTTCGCCTTCATCCAGCTCTCCACCATC gAGGCAGCCCAGCTGCTGCAGATCCTGCAGGCCCTGCACCCACCACTCACCATCGACGGCAAGACCATCAATGTTGAGTTTGCCAAGGGTTCTAAGAG GGACATGGCCTCCAATGAAGGCAGTCGCATCAGTGCTGCCTCTGTGGCCAGCACTGCCATTGCTGCGGCCCAGTGGGCCATCTCACAG GCCTCCCAAGGTGGGGAGGGTGCCTGGGCCACCTCTGAGGAGCCGCCGGTCGACTACAGCTACTACCAACAGGACGAGTGTTATGGCAGCAGCCAGGGCACAGAGTCTTCCCTCTATGCCCATGGCTACCTTAAGGGCACCAAGGGCCCTGGCATCACTGGAACCAAAGGGGACCCCACTGGAGCAG GTCCCGAGGCCTCCCTAGAGCCTGGAGCTGACTCCCTGTCGCTACAAGCTTTTTCTCGAGCCCAGCCTGGTGCTGCCCCTGGCATCTACCAACAATCAGCCGAGGCAAGCAGCAGCCAGGGCACTGCTGCCAACAGCCAG TCGTATACCATCATGTCACCCGCCGTGCTCAAATCTGAGCTCCAGAGCCCCACTCATCCCAGCTCTGCTCTCCCACCGGCCACCAGCCCTACTGCCCAGGAATCCTACAGCCAGTACC CTGTTCCCGATGTCTCCACCTACCAGTACGATGAGACCTCTGGCTACTACTATGACCCCCAGACCGGCCTCTACTATGACCCCAACTCCCAG taTTACTATAATGCTCAGAGCCAGCAGTACCTGTACTGGGATGGGGAGAGGCGGACCTATGTTCCCGCCCTGGAGCAGTCGGCCGATGGGCATAAGGAGACAGGGGCACCCTCGAAGGAGGgcaaagagaagaaggagaagcacAAGACCAAGACAGCCCAACAG ATTGCCAAGGACATGGAACGGTGGGCACGCagtctcaacaaacaaaaagaaaacttcaaaaatagCTTCCAGCCTATCAGCTCCCTGCGAGATGACGAGAGGCGGGAGTCAGCCACTGCAGATGCCGGCTATGCCATCCTGGAGAAGAAG GGTGCACTAGCCGAGAGACAGCACACCAGCATGGATCTCCCGAAATTGGCCAGCGACGACCGCCCA AGCCCTCCGAGGGGGCTGGTGGCAGCCTACAGCGGGGAGAGTGACAGCGAGGAAGAGCAGGAGCGCGGGGGCCCTGAGCGGGAAGAGAAGCTCACTGACTGGCAGAAGCTGGCCTGTCTGCTTTGCCGACGCCAGTTCCCCAGCAAAGAGGCACTCATCCGGCACCAGCAGCTCTCGGGGCTCCATAAG CAAAACCTTGAGATTCACCGGCGAGCCCACTTGTCAGAAAATGAGCTAGAAGCACTAGAGAAGAATGACATGGAG CAAATGAAGTACCGGGACCGTGCAGCTGAACGCAGAGAGAAGTATGGCATCCCCGAGCCACCAGAGCCCAAGAGGAGAAAGTACGGTGGCATATCCACAGCTTCCGT AGACTTCGAGCAGCCTACTCGGGACGGGCTGGGCAGTGACAACATTGGCAGTCGCATGCTCCAGGCCATGGGCTGGAAAGAGGGCAGTGGCCTGGGCCGCAAGAAGCAGGGCATTGTAACGCCCATCGAG GCCCAAACACGGGTGCGGGGCTCTGGCCTGGGTGCCCGGGGCAGCTCCTACGGGGTCACCTCAACCGAGTCCTACAAGGAGACGCTGCACAAGACAATGGTGACCCGCTTCAACGAGGCCCAGTGA